One Corynebacterium yudongzhengii DNA window includes the following coding sequences:
- a CDS encoding SAV_6107 family HEPN domain-containing protein, with the protein MGDVISATTKFSTRQLKRERFLASARDLLDSARKEMAAGAFDLALEYAYRGALRVAGACIADSVVLARRKRLPSSAWERLALVGEAEKEWAQTFSGFSRLRSRVMSGIEKVPPAGVAEEVVELAAEFLAETEGSAGLGQVA; encoded by the coding sequence TCAGCTCAAGCGCGAGCGCTTTCTGGCTAGTGCCCGTGACCTTTTGGACTCTGCCCGTAAAGAAATGGCTGCCGGCGCCTTCGATCTGGCTCTCGAATATGCCTACCGCGGCGCCCTGCGGGTGGCAGGGGCCTGTATCGCCGATTCGGTGGTGCTGGCCCGGCGCAAGCGTTTGCCGTCGAGCGCGTGGGAGCGTCTGGCTCTCGTGGGGGAGGCGGAGAAAGAGTGGGCACAGACCTTCTCCGGGTTTTCTCGCCTGCGTTCGCGGGTCATGTCGGGGATTGAGAAGGTCCCGCCGGCTGGGGTCGCCGAGGAGGTCGTTGAGCTGGCCGCTGAGTTTCTTGCGGAGACCGAGGGGTCGGCCGGTTTGGGTCAGGTTGCTTAA
- a CDS encoding DUF3040 domain-containing protein produces MSLSEQEQKTLREIEQSLLADDPKFGSSVQSGDSMGLNGGGFSLRAFAIGVVGLVMLIAGVALAQNSLWFIALSIVGFLVMFGAGIWALRGSGGNSLPSGGAGRASRSPSAAQRANSGNGFGSKMEENFRRRFEGN; encoded by the coding sequence GTGTCGCTTTCAGAGCAGGAGCAGAAGACGCTCCGAGAGATTGAACAGTCCCTGCTGGCGGACGACCCCAAGTTCGGCTCGTCGGTCCAGTCGGGTGATTCCATGGGCTTAAACGGGGGCGGCTTCTCCCTTCGTGCATTCGCGATCGGTGTCGTCGGCCTCGTGATGTTAATTGCGGGCGTTGCTCTCGCCCAGAACAGTCTGTGGTTTATTGCGTTGAGCATCGTGGGATTCCTCGTGATGTTCGGCGCCGGCATCTGGGCTCTGCGGGGCAGCGGTGGAAACTCCTTGCCTTCCGGCGGGGCCGGCCGAGCCTCGCGTTCACCGAGTGCCGCCCAGCGCGCCAACTCCGGCAACGGCTTTGGCTCCAAGATGGAAGAGAACTTCCGCCGCCGTTTCGAAGGGAATTAG